In the Micromonospora narathiwatensis genome, one interval contains:
- the kynU gene encoding kynureninase, translated as MHTPEEAEAHRLDSVDPGHRHLFHVPPAEGGRYPEVAYLAGNSLGLQPRATRDELLADLDAWQRLGVEGHLEAERPWLPYHELLTAPAARLVGALPAETVVMNSLTVNLHLLMVSFYRPAGERTRIVIEDSAFPSDSYAVRSQARFHGLDPDATVVRLKPRPGEDTLRTRDVLDFLGAEGHTVALLLLGGVNYLTGELMDIPAITAAGRAAGAVVGWDLAHAVGNVPLALHDWDVDFAAWCSYKYLNSGPGALAGVFVHERHLGDPALPRFEGWWSTEAATRFEMTPVSRPPATVEAWQISNPPIFAMGPVRTSLELFDSVGMPALRERSLRLTGYLERLLDEVTADRPLTVVTPRDPARRGCQLSVRIGVGSANELTKRLRHEHGVIADAREPDVVRFAPVPLYSTYHDCWRVADALAATVEATS; from the coding sequence ATGCACACCCCCGAAGAAGCCGAGGCCCACCGCCTCGACTCCGTCGACCCCGGACACCGGCACCTGTTCCACGTGCCCCCCGCCGAGGGCGGGCGCTACCCCGAGGTGGCGTACCTGGCCGGCAACTCGTTGGGTCTGCAACCCCGGGCCACCCGGGACGAACTCCTCGCCGACCTGGACGCCTGGCAGCGGCTGGGCGTGGAGGGGCACCTGGAGGCGGAACGCCCCTGGCTGCCGTACCACGAACTGCTGACCGCGCCGGCCGCGCGACTGGTCGGCGCGCTCCCCGCGGAGACCGTGGTGATGAACTCCCTCACGGTCAACCTGCACCTGTTGATGGTGAGCTTCTACCGGCCGGCCGGCGAGCGGACCCGGATCGTCATCGAGGACAGCGCCTTTCCCTCGGACAGCTACGCCGTGCGCAGCCAGGCCCGCTTCCACGGTCTCGACCCGGACGCCACGGTGGTACGGCTCAAGCCGCGCCCGGGCGAGGACACCCTGCGTACGCGGGACGTCCTCGACTTCCTCGGCGCCGAGGGGCACACGGTCGCGCTGCTGCTGCTCGGCGGGGTCAACTACCTGACCGGCGAGCTGATGGACATCCCGGCGATCACCGCCGCCGGGCGGGCCGCCGGCGCGGTGGTCGGCTGGGACCTGGCGCACGCGGTCGGCAACGTGCCCCTCGCCCTGCACGACTGGGACGTCGACTTCGCCGCCTGGTGCTCGTACAAGTACCTCAACTCCGGTCCGGGCGCCCTCGCGGGCGTCTTCGTCCACGAGCGGCACCTCGGCGACCCCGCCCTGCCCCGCTTCGAGGGCTGGTGGAGCACCGAGGCGGCGACCCGGTTCGAGATGACCCCGGTCTCCCGGCCGCCGGCCACCGTCGAGGCGTGGCAGATCTCCAACCCGCCGATCTTCGCGATGGGTCCGGTGCGTACCTCGCTGGAACTGTTCGACTCGGTCGGCATGCCGGCGCTGCGGGAGCGCAGCCTGCGGCTCACCGGCTACCTGGAGCGGCTGCTGGACGAGGTGACCGCCGACCGGCCGCTGACCGTGGTCACCCCGCGCGACCCGGCCCGTCGGGGCTGCCAGCTCTCCGTCCGCATCGGGGTGGGCAGCGCGAACGAGCTGACCAAGCGGCTGCGGCACGAGCACGGCGTGATCGCCGACGCGCGCGAGCCGGACGTCGTCCGGTTCGCCCCGGTGCCGCTCTACTCGACGTACCACGACTGCTGGCGGGTCGCCGACGCGCTGGCCGCGACCGTGGAGGCCACCTCATGA